A genomic stretch from Lathyrus oleraceus cultivar Zhongwan6 chromosome 2, CAAS_Psat_ZW6_1.0, whole genome shotgun sequence includes:
- the LOC127120346 gene encoding tryptophan--tRNA ligase, cytoplasmic, with amino-acid sequence MEPSTDTNKEQTEEHVVTPWEVSGKDGGKIDYDKLIERFGCQRIDQSLIQRVEQLTSLPAHVFLRRGVFFAHRDFAEILNAYEKGDKFYLYTGRGPSSEALHLGHLIPFMFTKYLQDAFKVPLVIQLTDDEKFLWKNLTVDECRRLARENAKDIIACGFDISKTFIFSDFDFVGGAFYRNMVEVAKRVTYNQAVGIFGFTGEDHIGKVSFPPVQAVPSFPSSFPHLFSGKDNLRCLIPCAIDQDPYFRMTRDVAPKLGYHKPALIEALFFPALQGETGKMSASDPNSAIYVTDSAKDIKNKVNRHAFSGGQDSVEKHRQLGANIEVDIPVKYLSFFLEDDAELEHIKKEYGAGRMLTGEVKQRLVQVLTEVVERHRTARANVTDEMVDAFMAVRPLPYMFD; translated from the exons ATGGAGCCATCAACAGATACAAATAAAGAGCAAACGGAAGAGCATGTGGTGACTCCATGGGAGGTTTCTGGCAAAGATGGAGGCAAAATCGATTACGATAAACTCATTGAACGTTTTGGATGTCAAAGGATCGATCAATCTCTCATTCAACGCGTAGAACAACTCACTTCTCTCCCCGCTCACGTTTTCCTCCGCCGCGGCGTTTTCTTCGCTCACCG TGATTTTGCTGAGATTTTGAATGCATACGAAAAAGGAGATAAGTTTTACTTATATACAGGACGAGGACCTTCTTCTGAAGCTTTGCATTTGGGTCatttgattccattcatgttcACCAA GTATTTGCAAGATGCTTTTAAGGTTCCTCTTGTTATACAACTCACTGATGATGAGAAGTTCTTGTGGAAAAATCTTACTGTAGATGAATGCCGAAGACTGGCCCGCGAGAATGCAAAGGACATCATTGCTTGCGgttttgacatatcaaagacaTTCATCTTCTCTGATTTTGATTTCGTTGGCGG TGCCTTCTATAGGAACATGGTAGAGGTTGCAAAGCGTGTGACTTATAACCAGGCCGTTGGCATATTTGGGTTCACTGGGGAAGATCATATTGGAAAAGTTAGTTTTCCACCTGTGCAG GCAGTTCCATCATTTCCTAGTTCATTTCCTCACCTATTTTCTGGCAAAGATAATCTCCGTTGTTTAATTCCTTGTGCAATAGACCAG GATCCTTATTTTAGAATGACACGAGATGTTGCTCCTAAACTTGGATATCACAAGCCTGCTTTGATTGAAGCATTATTCTTCCCTGCATTACAG GGGGAAACGGGAAAAATGTCTGCCAGTGATCCCAACTCTGCAATATATGTTACTGATTCTGCAAAAGATATAAAGAATAAG GTAAACAGACATGCATTTTCTGGTGGGCAAGATTCTGTAGAGAAACATAGACAGTTAGGAGCAAATATTGAG GTAGATATACCTGTCAAATACCTTTCTTTTTTCTTGGAAGATGATGCTGAACTTGAACACATAAAGAAG GAGTATGGAGCGGGACGCATGCTAACTGGTGAGGTGAAGCAGCGCCTAGTTCAAGTTTTGACCGAAGTAGTGGAGAGACATCGGACAGCTCGAGCTAATGTGACCGATGAG ATGGTTGATGCGTTTATGGCTGTCAGGCCACTTCCTTACATGTTTGATTGA